The following coding sequences are from one Geodermatophilus normandii window:
- a CDS encoding serine/threonine-protein kinase, with the protein MESRQFGPYRIEELIGRGGMGEVHRAFDTEHQRTVALKVLAEDLAADRGYRERFRREAHAAARLSDPHVVPIHRYGEIDGRLFLDMRLVRGRDLATVLSEEGPLSPARAVSVVGQVAHALDAAHAEGLVHRDIKPSNVLVCSTAGNPVDDDEFVYLVDFGIARSVVQDGGTTALTQAGSAVGSFDYMAPERFLERPADARADVYSLACVLFECLTGRRPFGARDLAPLMWAHLNDTPPPVSSLRPGVPAALDEVVARGLAKDPADRWPSAGALASAARRALTSSGTPARPDPAAPPPGPPPGPPPLPATAGATRLPPPRPPAATGPAAPPLPADGRRSRLPALLVTTAALLAAALVAVVLLAGGGGQAAADPPARPTETARHDDLLALVPADFDRAACRPAPSAGDGDVAAVDCGPSTTEDGPRTARFFLYPDGEAAEAAFTADVTRLELPRLANGARCPASQGHQDWTLEGAVKGQLACYVDEENTAVLVWTETEDAVEAIVTIRNGGTAGLAMLRQWWDDPALSTFGAA; encoded by the coding sequence GTGGAGTCACGACAGTTCGGTCCCTACCGGATCGAGGAGCTGATCGGCCGCGGCGGCATGGGCGAGGTCCACCGCGCCTTCGACACCGAGCACCAGCGCACCGTGGCGCTCAAGGTGCTCGCCGAGGACCTCGCCGCCGACCGCGGCTACCGCGAGCGGTTCCGCCGCGAGGCCCACGCCGCCGCCCGGCTGTCGGACCCGCACGTGGTCCCGATCCACCGCTACGGCGAGATCGACGGCCGGCTGTTCCTCGACATGCGGCTGGTCCGCGGCCGCGACCTGGCCACCGTGCTCTCCGAGGAGGGTCCCCTCTCGCCGGCCCGCGCCGTGTCGGTCGTCGGGCAGGTCGCCCACGCCCTCGACGCCGCACACGCCGAGGGGCTGGTGCACCGCGACATCAAGCCGAGCAACGTGCTGGTCTGCTCGACGGCGGGCAACCCCGTCGACGACGACGAGTTCGTCTACCTCGTCGACTTCGGCATCGCCCGCTCGGTGGTGCAGGACGGCGGCACGACCGCGCTCACCCAGGCCGGCTCGGCGGTCGGGTCGTTCGACTACATGGCCCCCGAGCGGTTCCTCGAGCGGCCGGCCGACGCGCGCGCCGACGTCTACTCCCTGGCCTGCGTGCTCTTCGAGTGCCTCACCGGCCGCCGTCCGTTCGGGGCGCGCGACCTCGCGCCGCTGATGTGGGCGCACCTCAACGACACGCCGCCGCCGGTGTCCTCGCTGCGCCCCGGCGTGCCCGCCGCCCTCGACGAGGTGGTGGCCCGCGGGCTGGCCAAGGACCCCGCCGACCGCTGGCCGTCGGCCGGCGCGCTCGCCTCGGCCGCCCGCCGTGCGCTGACCTCGTCCGGGACGCCGGCCCGCCCGGACCCGGCCGCGCCACCGCCCGGGCCACCGCCCGGGCCACCGCCCCTGCCGGCCACGGCCGGGGCCACCCGCCTCCCGCCGCCGCGCCCGCCGGCCGCCACCGGCCCGGCCGCTCCCCCGCTCCCGGCCGACGGGCGTCGCTCGCGGCTGCCCGCCCTCCTGGTGACGACGGCGGCGCTGCTCGCGGCCGCCCTCGTCGCGGTCGTGCTGCTCGCGGGGGGCGGCGGTCAGGCCGCGGCGGACCCGCCGGCCCGGCCGACCGAGACCGCGCGGCACGACGACCTGCTGGCACTCGTCCCGGCCGACTTCGACCGGGCCGCCTGCCGCCCCGCCCCCTCGGCCGGTGACGGCGACGTCGCCGCGGTGGACTGCGGACCCTCGACCACCGAGGACGGGCCGCGGACGGCGCGGTTCTTCCTGTATCCCGACGGGGAGGCCGCCGAGGCCGCGTTCACCGCCGACGTCACGCGGCTGGAACTGCCGCGGCTGGCCAACGGTGCCCGCTGCCCGGCGTCGCAGGGCCACCAGGACTGGACGCTGGAGGGCGCGGTCAAGGGACAGCTCGCCTGCTACGTCGACGAGGAGAACACCGCCGTCCTCGTCTGGACCGAGACCGAGGACGCCGTCGAGGCGATCGTCACGATCCGCAACGGCGGGACCGCCGGACTGGCCATGCTGCGCCAGTGGTGGGACGACCCGGCCCTCTCCACGTTCGGAGCGGCGTAG
- a CDS encoding isoprenyl transferase: MRREVKAPNPHPSGARPPSIPADRVPGHVAIVMDGNGRWAKERGLPRTAGHEAGESSLFDCVEGAIELGVKAISAYAFSTENWRRSPEEVRFLMGFNRDVIRRRRDEMHELGVRVRWAGRRPRLWRSVIKELEVAEELTRDNDVLTLTMCVNYGGRAEIADAAAAIAREVAAGRLDPGRVDESTVARFLDEPDMADVDLFVRSSGENRTSNFLLWQSAYAEFVFLDTLWPDFDRRHLWAACEEYASRQRRFGRA; encoded by the coding sequence GTGAGGCGTGAGGTGAAGGCGCCCAACCCGCACCCGTCGGGAGCGCGGCCGCCGTCGATCCCCGCCGACCGGGTGCCGGGGCACGTCGCGATCGTCATGGACGGCAACGGCCGCTGGGCCAAGGAGCGCGGCCTGCCGCGGACGGCGGGACACGAGGCGGGGGAGTCCTCGCTGTTCGACTGCGTCGAGGGCGCCATCGAGCTCGGCGTGAAGGCGATCAGCGCCTACGCGTTCTCCACGGAGAACTGGCGGCGCAGCCCCGAGGAGGTCCGCTTCCTCATGGGCTTCAACCGCGACGTCATCCGCCGCCGCCGCGACGAGATGCACGAGCTCGGCGTCCGGGTGCGCTGGGCCGGCCGCCGCCCGCGGCTGTGGCGCAGCGTCATCAAGGAGCTCGAGGTCGCCGAGGAGCTCACCCGGGACAACGACGTCCTCACGCTCACCATGTGCGTGAACTACGGCGGCCGCGCCGAGATCGCCGACGCCGCCGCCGCGATCGCGCGGGAGGTCGCCGCCGGCCGGCTCGACCCGGGCAGGGTCGACGAGTCCACCGTCGCCCGGTTCCTCGACGAGCCCGACATGGCCGACGTCGACCTGTTCGTGCGCAGCTCCGGGGAGAACCGGACGAGCAACTTCCTGCTGTGGCAGTCGGCCTACGCCGAGTTCGTCTTCCTCGACACCCTCTGGCCCGACTTCGACCGCCGGCACCTGTGGGCCGCGTGCGAGGAGTACGCCTCGCGCCAGCGCCGCTTCGGCAGGGCCTGA
- the recO gene encoding DNA repair protein RecO: MSTTPKSLYRDEGIVLRTHKLGEADRIVTVLTRRHGKVRAVAKGVRRTKSKFGARLEPFSHVDLQLYTGRTLDIVSQAESIRSYGSVIAADYPAYTAGTAVLETADRLTAEEKEPSLRLFLLVVGALRALAERTHPSGLVLDAFLLRAMSVAGWEPALGDCARCGVTGPHRHFSVPAGGTVCPGCRPTGSAMPNPVTIGHLEALLSGDWDTAEASENPQRREGSGLVAALLQWHLERGLRSLPLVDRSDVAPRREAGLLSEA; the protein is encoded by the coding sequence TTGAGCACCACGCCGAAGTCGCTGTACCGCGACGAGGGGATCGTCCTGCGCACCCACAAGCTGGGGGAGGCCGACCGGATCGTCACGGTCCTCACCCGCCGGCACGGCAAGGTGCGGGCGGTGGCCAAGGGCGTGCGCCGCACGAAGAGCAAGTTCGGCGCCCGCCTCGAGCCGTTCAGCCACGTCGACCTGCAGCTCTACACCGGCCGCACCCTCGACATCGTCAGCCAGGCGGAGTCGATCCGCTCCTACGGCTCGGTCATCGCCGCCGACTACCCGGCCTACACCGCCGGCACCGCGGTGCTGGAGACCGCCGACCGGCTGACCGCCGAGGAGAAGGAGCCCTCGCTGCGCCTGTTCCTCCTCGTCGTCGGGGCACTGCGGGCCCTGGCCGAGCGCACCCACCCGTCCGGCCTCGTGCTCGACGCCTTCCTGCTGCGCGCGATGTCGGTGGCCGGCTGGGAGCCGGCGCTGGGCGACTGCGCCCGCTGCGGCGTCACCGGCCCGCACCGGCACTTCTCCGTCCCGGCCGGCGGCACCGTCTGCCCCGGCTGCCGGCCGACCGGCTCGGCCATGCCCAACCCGGTCACCATCGGGCACCTGGAGGCGCTGCTGTCCGGCGACTGGGACACCGCCGAGGCCAGCGAGAACCCGCAGCGCCGCGAGGGCAGCGGGCTGGTGGCCGCGCTGCTGCAGTGGCACCTCGAGCGCGGCCTGCGCTCGCTGCCGCTGGTCGACCGCTCCGACGTCGCCCCGAGGCGGGAAGCGGGTCTGCTGAGTGAGGCGTGA